From Actinopolymorpha cephalotaxi, one genomic window encodes:
- a CDS encoding thioredoxin family protein, whose protein sequence is MDDDRLDAGVLGVPLGARATLVQFSTAFCAPCRATRQVLRAVADTELGVAHVELDAESHLELVRRLDVRSTPTVLVLAADGREVTRASGVPRRSQVVAAVDRAACARSA, encoded by the coding sequence GTGGACGACGACCGGCTGGACGCGGGCGTCCTGGGCGTGCCGCTCGGCGCCCGGGCGACGCTCGTGCAGTTCTCGACGGCGTTCTGCGCTCCCTGCCGGGCGACCCGGCAGGTGCTGCGGGCCGTCGCGGATACCGAGCTGGGCGTGGCGCACGTCGAGCTGGACGCGGAGTCCCACCTGGAGCTGGTCCGCCGGCTGGACGTCCGGAGCACGCCCACCGTGCTGGTGCTGGCCGCCGACGGCCGGGAGGTCACCAGGGCGAGCGGGGTGCCGCGCCGGTCCCAGGTGGTGGCCGCCGTGGACCGGGCGGCCTGCGCGCGATCGGCCTGA
- a CDS encoding glycosyltransferase produces the protein MDLRPLIGARRIRRGHPSTRGDLASVIALDPAAAARTARPTLRVAHFTDTYLPRRDGVVTSLQSLTAAMSELGHSSLLVVPRHPDQPADEELLRLRSLPCGVAQFRLAAWPRSRHVERVAHWLPHVVHVHTPGPVGLLGIFAARRLGLPLVQTYHTDLRAYADAYRLPTSVIEGVLRCYARRLGSPKLALPHGGNRTARRDALVDAGTGLLLADADAVLVPTSAILTRCKLPIDDDRIYVAPTGVSLQDVPAGAGPDFRRRYGIGPDDPVVLFVGRVNREKGIDLLTEAFGRLRGLVPAARLVLVGAVYDSRWVQRLLEQAGIADRVVLTGQLPPPEVAAAYAASDVFAFPSLTDTQGLVIQEAALAGLPAVLADEALYSSGPLAGAGVLAGPDPMRYAEALEDLLTSPVRRAHVGEEARRRARRNPPSEYAQRMAAIYGQAVRRAGSATRLSRGERRGPFRSRRLIA, from the coding sequence ATGGACCTCCGCCCACTGATCGGGGCGCGGCGCATCCGCCGCGGCCATCCGTCGACGCGGGGCGACCTCGCCTCGGTGATCGCGCTCGACCCGGCGGCCGCGGCCCGTACGGCCAGGCCGACGCTGCGGGTCGCGCACTTCACCGACACCTACCTCCCGCGCCGGGACGGCGTGGTGACCTCGCTGCAGTCCCTCACCGCCGCGATGTCCGAGCTCGGCCACTCGAGCCTGCTGGTGGTGCCGCGGCACCCCGACCAGCCCGCCGACGAGGAACTGCTGCGGCTGCGGTCGCTGCCGTGCGGTGTGGCGCAGTTCCGGCTGGCCGCCTGGCCGCGCAGCCGGCACGTGGAGCGGGTCGCGCACTGGCTCCCGCACGTGGTGCACGTGCACACGCCCGGACCGGTCGGCCTGCTGGGCATCTTCGCCGCGCGCCGGCTCGGGTTGCCGCTGGTGCAGACGTACCACACCGATCTTCGGGCGTACGCCGACGCGTACCGCCTGCCGACCTCGGTGATCGAGGGGGTGCTGCGCTGCTACGCCCGCCGGCTGGGCTCCCCCAAGCTGGCGCTGCCGCACGGCGGCAACCGCACCGCGCGCCGGGACGCCCTGGTCGACGCGGGCACCGGCCTGCTGCTGGCCGACGCCGACGCCGTTCTCGTACCGACCTCCGCGATCCTCACCCGCTGCAAGCTGCCGATCGACGACGACCGGATCTACGTCGCACCCACGGGTGTCTCCCTGCAGGACGTCCCGGCCGGCGCGGGCCCTGACTTTCGCCGGCGGTACGGCATCGGGCCGGACGACCCGGTCGTGCTGTTCGTCGGGCGGGTCAACCGCGAGAAGGGCATCGACCTGCTGACCGAGGCGTTCGGCCGGCTGCGCGGCCTGGTCCCCGCGGCCCGGCTGGTGCTGGTCGGCGCGGTCTACGACTCCCGCTGGGTGCAGCGGCTGCTGGAGCAGGCCGGCATCGCCGACCGTGTGGTGCTCACCGGCCAGCTGCCGCCACCGGAGGTGGCCGCCGCGTATGCCGCGAGCGACGTGTTCGCGTTCCCCTCCCTGACCGACACGCAGGGGCTGGTGATCCAGGAGGCCGCGCTGGCCGGGCTGCCGGCGGTGCTCGCCGACGAGGCGCTTTACTCCAGCGGCCCGCTGGCGGGCGCCGGTGTGCTCGCCGGCCCGGACCCGATGCGGTACGCCGAGGCGCTGGAGGACCTCCTGACCAGTCCGGTGCGCCGGGCGCACGTGGGCGAGGAGGCGCGCCGCCGGGCCAGGCGGAACCCGCCGTCGGAGTACGCCCAGCGGATGGCGGCGATCTACGGCCAGGCGGTTCGCCGGGCGGGCTCGGCGACCCGGCTGTCGCGGGGCGAGCGGCGCGGCCCGTTCCGGTCGCGCCGGCTGATCGCCTGA
- a CDS encoding putative leader peptide encodes MLVLRRTLLTKRRAVDNCRTSTCLCPAS; translated from the coding sequence ATGCTCGTGCTGCGGAGGACCCTGCTGACCAAGCGCCGTGCGGTGGACAACTGCCGCACCTCGACCTGTTTGTGTCCGGCCTCCTGA
- a CDS encoding sulfurtransferase: MSRDSVLVSAEWVDEHLDDPNIVLVEVDEDTSAYDKGHIKGAIKLDWREDLQDKVRRDFVDKQQFEKLLSSRGVGNDQTVILYGGNNNWFAAYAYWYFRLYGHQDVKLLDGGRKKWELDSRGLVEDVPSYAPTKYVASDPDLSIRAFRDEVVDAIGQLNLVDVRSPDEYSGKLLAPAHLPQEVAQRAGHVPTAVNVPWSKAANEDGTFKSDDDLREIYGKAGVDFGKDTIAYCRIGERSSHTWFVLHELLEQPNVKNYDGSWTEYGSLVGVPVSLGDQPGDAS, translated from the coding sequence ATGAGCCGTGACTCCGTCCTCGTCTCCGCCGAATGGGTGGACGAGCATCTGGACGACCCCAACATCGTTCTGGTCGAGGTCGACGAGGACACCAGCGCCTACGACAAGGGCCACATCAAGGGGGCCATCAAGCTGGACTGGCGTGAGGACCTGCAGGACAAGGTCCGGCGCGACTTCGTGGACAAGCAGCAGTTCGAGAAGCTGCTGTCGTCCCGCGGCGTCGGCAACGACCAGACCGTGATCCTCTACGGCGGCAACAACAACTGGTTCGCGGCCTACGCCTACTGGTACTTCCGCCTCTACGGCCACCAGGACGTCAAGCTGCTCGACGGTGGCCGCAAGAAGTGGGAGCTGGACAGCCGCGGGCTGGTGGAGGACGTGCCCTCGTACGCCCCCACGAAGTACGTCGCCTCCGACCCCGACCTGTCCATCCGCGCGTTCCGCGACGAGGTCGTGGACGCCATCGGCCAGCTCAACCTGGTCGACGTCCGCTCGCCCGACGAGTACTCCGGCAAGCTCCTCGCCCCGGCGCACCTTCCGCAGGAGGTCGCCCAGCGGGCCGGCCACGTGCCCACCGCGGTCAACGTGCCGTGGAGCAAGGCGGCCAACGAGGACGGCACCTTCAAGTCCGACGACGACCTGCGCGAGATCTACGGCAAGGCCGGCGTCGACTTCGGCAAGGACACCATCGCCTACTGCCGGATCGGCGAGCGCAGCTCGCACACGTGGTTCGTGCTGCACGAGCTTCTGGAGCAGCCGAACGTCAAGAACTACGACGGGAGCTGGACCGAGTACGGCTCCCTCGTGGGTGTTCCCGTTTCCCTCGGTGACCAGCCTGGAGATGCCTCATGA
- a CDS encoding DUF1416 domain-containing protein, translated as MSANDSCGAPTGGAALAGVNLAKEAVIQGVVRADATPVSGAYVRLLDGSGEFTAEVPTDADGVFRFFAGPGTWTVRALAPRGATAEGSVQAELGKIAEVELALTPA; from the coding sequence ATGAGTGCCAACGACAGCTGCGGCGCGCCCACCGGCGGCGCCGCTCTGGCCGGGGTCAACCTGGCCAAGGAAGCAGTGATCCAGGGCGTCGTCCGCGCGGACGCCACCCCGGTGTCGGGCGCCTACGTGCGCCTGCTGGACGGGTCCGGTGAGTTCACCGCCGAGGTCCCGACCGACGCGGACGGCGTGTTCCGCTTCTTCGCCGGCCCGGGCACCTGGACGGTGCGGGCGCTCGCGCCCCGCGGTGCCACGGCGGAGGGTTCGGTGCAGGCCGAGCTCGGCAAGATCGCCGAGGTAGAGCTGGCGCTCACCCCGGCCTGA
- a CDS encoding UDP-glucuronic acid decarboxylase family protein → MGHPGTKRRAVVTGGAGFLGSHLCERLLADGYDVVCLDNFLTGRPENVAHLLPHQAFRLLRCDVTDYIHVGGPVDLVLHFASPASPIDYLQLPIQTLKVGSIGTLHALGLARDKGARFVLASTSEVYGDPLVHPQDEEYWGNVNPVGPRGVYDEAKRFAEALTMAYRSTHGLDAAVVRLFNTFGPRLRPGDGRAIPTFVRQALKGQPLTIAGDGSQTRSICYVDDTVEGILAMAHADHPGPVNLGNPHELSVLDLARWIRDLTGSASELAFVPRPQDDPRVRQPDISRARDILGWEPKIAVEDGLRRTIEWFRAHPELV, encoded by the coding sequence GTGGGACATCCCGGTACGAAGCGCAGGGCCGTGGTCACCGGCGGTGCCGGATTCCTCGGCAGCCACCTGTGCGAACGGCTGCTGGCCGACGGCTACGACGTCGTCTGCCTGGACAACTTCCTCACCGGACGGCCGGAGAACGTCGCACATCTCCTTCCCCACCAGGCGTTCCGGCTCCTGCGGTGCGACGTCACCGACTACATCCACGTCGGCGGCCCGGTCGACCTGGTGCTGCACTTCGCCTCCCCCGCCTCACCGATCGACTACCTCCAGCTCCCGATCCAGACGCTGAAGGTCGGCTCGATCGGCACGCTGCACGCGCTCGGGCTGGCCAGGGACAAGGGCGCGCGTTTCGTCCTCGCCTCCACCTCCGAGGTGTACGGCGACCCGCTGGTCCACCCGCAGGACGAGGAGTACTGGGGGAACGTCAACCCCGTCGGGCCGCGCGGGGTCTACGACGAGGCGAAGCGGTTCGCCGAGGCGCTCACCATGGCCTACCGCTCCACCCACGGGCTGGACGCCGCGGTCGTACGCCTGTTCAACACCTTCGGGCCCCGGCTGCGGCCCGGCGACGGCCGGGCCATCCCGACGTTCGTCCGCCAGGCGCTGAAGGGGCAGCCGCTCACCATCGCCGGGGACGGCTCCCAGACCCGCTCGATCTGCTACGTCGACGACACGGTGGAGGGCATCCTCGCGATGGCCCACGCCGATCACCCGGGTCCGGTCAACCTGGGCAACCCGCACGAACTGTCCGTGCTCGACCTCGCCCGGTGGATCCGCGACCTCACCGGGTCGGCCTCCGAGCTCGCGTTCGTCCCCCGGCCGCAGGACGATCCCCGCGTACGCCAGCCGGACATCTCCCGCGCCCGCGACATCCTCGGCTGGGAGCCGAAGATCGCGGTCGAGGACGGCCTGCGCAGGACCATCGAGTGGTTCCGGGCCCACCCCGAGCTGGTCTGA
- a CDS encoding sugar transferase yields MVTLKQLDDETITGRAVPGTTAPLPDRRATARGMAWFATVVMVLDTVLILVAGLLAAVSRFGEPTTYIAGGWRGSNLSGVPYSAVVVMVAVVWIAVLAVRGGYSGRTFGSGADEYKLVLSASVLTAGLIAILCYLAKIELSRGFLGFAFPIGAVLLVAGRFSARKVLHRMRAGDRLVHRVLLVGMPAGVAELLEVMRREPKMGFSVVGACLPRLSKDPGDEVADEELPIYGYLDDVRSAVERSGADTVVVSALPGRSSRLLRRLSWSLEGLGVDLVVVPSLTDVAGPRIHHRPVAGLPLLHVEEPEFTGARRIVKNIFDRVGAGVVTILATPVMLAIALAIKCDDGGPVILRQTRVGVHGNEFTCFKFRSMVVDAEKRLAELQAANEHDGVLFKIRDDPRITRVGRVIRKLSLDEVPQLFNVLRGEMSLVGPRPPLPAEVEAYAEDVRRRLLVRPGITGLWQVSGRSNLSWDDSVRLDLYYVENWSLSADLVILAKTVGAVLSRNGAY; encoded by the coding sequence ATGGTGACGCTGAAGCAACTCGACGACGAAACGATCACCGGGCGGGCCGTGCCCGGCACAACGGCGCCACTGCCGGACCGCCGGGCCACGGCCCGCGGCATGGCGTGGTTCGCCACGGTGGTGATGGTGCTGGACACGGTGCTGATCCTGGTTGCCGGGCTGCTCGCCGCCGTGTCACGGTTCGGCGAGCCGACCACCTACATCGCCGGGGGATGGCGCGGCTCCAACCTCAGCGGAGTGCCCTACTCCGCCGTCGTGGTGATGGTCGCCGTCGTGTGGATCGCCGTTCTCGCGGTCCGCGGAGGCTACTCCGGTCGCACGTTCGGGTCCGGTGCGGACGAGTACAAGCTCGTGCTGAGCGCCAGCGTCCTGACCGCCGGGCTGATCGCGATCCTCTGCTACCTCGCCAAGATCGAGCTGTCCCGCGGCTTCCTGGGGTTCGCGTTCCCGATCGGCGCCGTGCTCCTGGTGGCCGGACGCTTCAGTGCCCGCAAGGTCCTGCACCGGATGCGCGCCGGTGACCGGCTCGTCCACCGTGTCCTGCTGGTCGGCATGCCGGCCGGGGTGGCCGAACTGCTCGAGGTGATGCGCCGCGAGCCCAAGATGGGGTTCTCCGTCGTCGGCGCCTGCCTGCCGCGGTTGTCCAAGGACCCGGGCGACGAGGTGGCCGACGAGGAGCTGCCGATCTACGGCTACCTCGACGACGTCCGCTCCGCCGTCGAACGCTCCGGCGCCGACACGGTGGTGGTCAGTGCCCTGCCCGGCCGCTCCTCGCGCCTGCTGCGCCGGCTGTCGTGGTCGCTGGAGGGCCTCGGCGTCGACCTGGTGGTCGTGCCCAGCCTCACCGACGTCGCCGGCCCGCGCATCCACCACCGGCCGGTGGCCGGCCTGCCGCTGCTGCACGTGGAGGAGCCGGAGTTCACCGGCGCGCGCCGCATCGTGAAGAACATCTTCGACCGGGTGGGCGCCGGCGTCGTCACCATCCTGGCCACGCCGGTGATGCTGGCGATCGCGCTGGCGATCAAGTGCGACGACGGCGGCCCGGTGATCCTTCGCCAGACCCGGGTCGGCGTCCACGGCAACGAGTTCACCTGCTTCAAGTTCCGGTCGATGGTGGTCGACGCCGAGAAGCGGCTGGCGGAGCTGCAGGCGGCCAACGAACACGACGGGGTGCTGTTCAAGATCCGCGACGACCCGCGGATCACCCGGGTGGGCCGGGTGATCCGGAAGCTGTCCCTGGACGAGGTTCCGCAGCTGTTCAACGTGCTGCGCGGCGAGATGAGTCTGGTCGGCCCGCGGCCGCCGCTGCCGGCGGAGGTCGAGGCCTACGCCGAGGACGTACGCCGTCGGCTGCTCGTCCGGCCCGGCATCACCGGCCTGTGGCAGGTCTCCGGCCGGTCCAACCTGTCCTGGGACGACTCGGTGCGGCTCGACCTCTACTACGTCGAGAACTGGTCGCTGTCGGCGGACCTGGTGATCCTCGCGAAGACGGTCGGCGCGGTGCTCAGCCGCAACGGCGCGTACTGA